CCTGATGATCCAGCTACTCATCAGGCGGGACAGAAGCGAGGGCCAGAGTCGTCTTTCCTAGACGTGAAAGATGACAGTCAAGTTCCTGACCTTCCTGTGGATTTCAGGCAGCAGGCAGAGCCGTCCATCTTCAAGAACAAGGTTGAGGATATCGGCGAGAGCGGCAGCCATGCGAGTGGGAGCTCGGGGTTGGGCTTGAGAAGCCGCACCCTAAGTATCTCGCCTCCTCCTGTCGTTCGGAAGAGGTCGGACGAAGTCGAGGAAAATGCGGGCGAGGACTTTGGCCCGCGGACGAAAAGACGCCGTATTGCCGACCAGACCGATTGATAGTGTCAGAGGTCTTGGTTGAGCTGACACCGCAGGGGAAAAAGCGTCAGGGAACGCGAAGGCAGCCGCGAACAGCGTTGCTATACCTGACTGGCGATCGACGCTGTCTTCCTGCATCTGCTGCTATCCCTCAAAAGTAAGTATGAAAATCCTCGCCAACGCTTGAGCGATACCTTCACGCTGAACCAGATATCTAACAGGTGTTATTTGCCCGAATAGTCGACGGACGTACTCAAGCAAACAGCCACATCACCCAGGCACGGAAAGCTTGGTCCTTGTGCAGACCTTTGGACAAACCTCCACCGGTCATAGGGAGAAGACAATCAAGGATGCCCCTCGAGGCTACCCGGACTTGAAGCAGCATTGTCATCGAGGTCAGTCCAATTACCAGATCAAGGCCAAGACTGAGATAGTGCCGCAGTTGCTCATTGAATCTCGTACCTTATCAACGCCTTATCCCATGGGCGCATTGAGAAGTCCGAGATGGGCTGAAGCAGGCCTGCTCACTCAGTTTCCTAAATTGTCGACAGGGGCCAGGTCCGGCATCAACCAAGCGCGGTCACGATGATCGTCACGAGGCTTGAGGACCTTCAGAGAGAAGACCTCGGCGCCGTATATCAAGATCTTGTGTTCCTGGGCGGTCGATAGTCGTACCAACGAAGAGCACATTCGAGCGACTTGTACATGGTGAGAATCAGCATCTGCCCTGTTCCTCCTAGACTAGCAACTGATATTATCGCAGGTCATCATTACTTCGCGAACGTGGGTCGCGGCTTCATTTGTTGCGTTGGTCGATAGATGTGTGTGTTGATAGAGGAGTTCGGGGTGGCTGTGAACATTTCCTTGGTAGGTGGGTTTCTTACGTGGCACAATGTCAGTCGGTAGTGCGCACGCGTGTATACTTCGTATTTTCCGTCCATGATTGTTCCTGCATTGATTCAGGTTGAGACTTGTTTGGCGTATGATTGATTGCCCAAAGTAGCAATAATCCAATCtgtattaatagctatatcctcGCATAGCGAAGTTCCCCGTGGTGGTGATCGCGAACCCATTCTGATTTTTGCGGTTTCACTCCCTCAGCATTAGGGTCATGTTGGGCCGACATAAAAACATAGCGTCACTTATGTATATCACTGCTTTTCGTTTTGAGCATAAATGAAGTTGGCACCTGGGTCGCAATTAGTCTTCTTTCCTTGACTTGAGCTATGTGCTTGGACATCGACTCACCGACAGCAACGAGGCCATTCTCCTTGGCCCACTTCTGGACCCCGCGCCCCTCCTGGCCTCCCCAATGCTTGCGCTCCGCCGGCTTCGAGAGTTCCAGCTTCTCCTTGGTTCCGTTGGCCGGCACCCAGGCCGTGAAAACGTAACGGTGCTTGCCAGTCTTGGGCGGAGGTCCTGGCGGCTTGTACTCGATGACCTCGTCCAGATCCGCCGGCTCGATGCCGGAGGAGATGGTCGGGGAGCTGCTGACAGCGATCCAGTGGCAGAACTCGGACCAGATGGGATTGCTACGAGTAG
The window above is part of the Colletotrichum lupini chromosome 9, complete sequence genome. Proteins encoded here:
- a CDS encoding phosphatidylethanolamine-binding protein; amino-acid sequence: MAGSLASKFLAAVAVCGTVVAAAPTSQDQFVLRPAADLTRVHEELDKAKVIPTVLDDFEPIIGVAAEWSSSNVADLGNTLKPADLQSAPVVAIVSGSSMTSVIATTYVLTLTDPDAPTRSNPIWSEFCHWIAVSSSPTISSGIEPADLDEVIEYKPPGPPPKTGKHRYVFTAWVPANGTKEKLELSKPAERKHWGGQEGRGVQKWAKENGLVAVVARMCSSLVRLSTAQEHKILIYGAEVFSLKVLKPRDDHRDRAWLMPDLAPVDNLGN